A single genomic interval of Dyella sp. GSA-30 harbors:
- the efp gene encoding elongation factor P produces MASYDLNGVKTGLKILMDNEPYVITDAEFVKPGKGQAFTRIKIRNLVNGRTTEKTMKSSDKVDGAEVVDADMTFSYKDGDQWVFSDQEFNEHRAHEAGVGDAAQWLMGTEECVVTSWTKPDGATLIIAVQAPNFVELKIIETDPGVRGDTSGGGGKPAKLETGAVVRVPLFVNQDEVIKVDTRSGEYVSRVK; encoded by the coding sequence ATGGCGAGCTACGACCTTAATGGCGTAAAAACTGGCTTGAAGATCCTCATGGACAACGAGCCTTATGTCATCACCGACGCTGAGTTCGTCAAGCCGGGCAAGGGGCAGGCCTTCACCCGCATCAAGATCCGCAACCTGGTCAATGGCCGCACCACCGAAAAGACCATGAAGTCCAGCGACAAGGTCGATGGTGCCGAAGTGGTCGATGCCGATATGACCTTCTCCTATAAGGATGGCGACCAGTGGGTGTTCTCCGACCAGGAGTTCAACGAGCACCGTGCGCATGAAGCCGGTGTAGGTGATGCCGCCCAGTGGCTGATGGGCACCGAAGAGTGCGTCGTCACCTCCTGGACCAAGCCGGACGGCGCCACGCTCATCATCGCCGTGCAGGCGCCGAACTTCGTCGAATTGAAGATCATCGAGACCGATCCGGGCGTCCGTGGCGATACCTCGGGCGGCGGCGGCAAGCCGGCCAAGCTGGAAACCGGCGCCGTCGTGCGCGTGCCGTTGTTCGTCAATCAGGACGAAGTGATCAAGGTGGATACGCGTTCGGGCGAATACGTCAGCCGTGTAAAGTGA
- a CDS encoding DUF2147 domain-containing protein, producing the protein MKPLLSWTIAAGLFMHAVGAWAANDTPVGTWKQVDDVTGKQKSVIEITDAGGKLQGKVLQVMNLSPEEIAKGGQHPVCVKCDGSRKDQPIEGMTILWDVSKDGDVWDGGKIVDPKTGKVYKVKLTLTDGGRKLDVHGYIGFSLIGRSQVWERQD; encoded by the coding sequence ATGAAGCCTTTGTTGTCATGGACCATCGCCGCAGGCCTGTTCATGCATGCCGTCGGTGCCTGGGCCGCCAACGACACGCCGGTTGGTACCTGGAAACAGGTCGACGATGTCACCGGCAAGCAGAAGTCGGTGATCGAGATCACCGATGCCGGCGGCAAGCTGCAAGGCAAGGTGTTGCAAGTGATGAACCTTTCGCCGGAGGAGATTGCCAAGGGTGGGCAGCATCCGGTGTGTGTCAAATGCGATGGCAGCCGCAAGGACCAGCCGATCGAGGGCATGACCATCCTGTGGGACGTCAGCAAGGACGGCGACGTGTGGGATGGCGGCAAGATCGTCGACCCGAAGACCGGCAAGGTCTACAAGGTCAAACTCACGCTGACCGATGGCGGTAGGAAACTCGATGTGCACGGTTACATCGGTTTTTCACTGATCGGTCGCAGCCAGGTGTGGGAGCGCCAGGATTAG
- a CDS encoding outer membrane protein transport protein has protein sequence MKKSKAVAPSHAKALICTALAAGLLMAFGMPRQAHAAAFQLPTTNAAGYGRAFAGGSLWQNDPSAAYNNPAAMAWLTGPVMQGSWIGIDISAQYHGSTTDAYGRDIPGNTPNAGHRVINDGSAFYAMPVSDRFSLGFGIEVPYGLLTKYDSQWRGAQWGTMTSLKSFGVSFAGSYKVTDNFALGFGVIAQRTRAQLNNGIDVGSAAGLALQSPLPSLQENVAQINVRVHNWSQGYFLGAEFKPSDNDSLGISYHSRVGNRLKGQYRMYYPNDGKTVDQGGFPVTVDVKSLISFIPILNQLNAANPQLQLPELDPVGGPASATLDLPGFVNIDYLHKFSDRFTLGASAVWTNWSKFQDLILVSDGTQLVTLPQNYKNAWTLSVGGDFQLNEQWVLRGGFAWDQTPTTDTTRDPRVPDNDRKIVSIGVGYKPTEHLTFDAAYSHQFLSDPRINNTAPLALGGGNMNGSFSDAGNVASLTATYQF, from the coding sequence ATGAAGAAAAGCAAAGCTGTTGCCCCGTCCCATGCCAAGGCCCTGATCTGCACCGCGCTGGCGGCCGGGCTGTTAATGGCTTTCGGTATGCCGCGCCAGGCCCATGCCGCCGCGTTCCAGTTGCCGACCACCAATGCCGCGGGCTATGGCCGCGCTTTTGCCGGCGGTTCGTTATGGCAGAACGATCCTTCTGCCGCCTACAACAATCCTGCCGCGATGGCGTGGTTGACCGGACCGGTGATGCAGGGTTCGTGGATCGGCATCGATATCAGTGCGCAGTACCACGGGAGCACCACGGACGCTTACGGCCGTGATATCCCCGGCAATACACCCAATGCAGGACATCGCGTCATTAACGACGGTTCGGCCTTCTATGCGATGCCGGTGTCCGACCGCTTTTCTCTGGGCTTTGGCATCGAAGTGCCTTATGGCCTGCTGACCAAGTACGACTCCCAGTGGCGCGGCGCGCAGTGGGGCACCATGACCTCGCTCAAGTCGTTTGGCGTGAGCTTCGCTGGCAGCTACAAGGTGACCGATAACTTTGCGCTTGGCTTTGGCGTGATTGCGCAGCGTACGCGCGCGCAGCTCAACAATGGGATCGACGTCGGCAGCGCAGCTGGCCTTGCCTTGCAGAGTCCGCTGCCGAGCCTTCAGGAAAACGTCGCGCAGATCAATGTGCGCGTGCATAACTGGTCGCAGGGTTACTTTCTGGGCGCGGAATTCAAGCCAAGCGACAACGACTCGCTGGGTATCAGCTATCACTCGCGCGTCGGCAATCGCCTGAAGGGCCAATACCGGATGTATTACCCGAACGATGGAAAGACCGTCGATCAGGGCGGTTTTCCGGTCACCGTCGACGTCAAATCGTTGATCTCGTTCATTCCCATCCTCAATCAGCTCAACGCGGCCAATCCGCAGCTGCAATTGCCCGAACTCGACCCCGTTGGCGGCCCCGCTTCGGCGACACTGGATCTGCCGGGATTCGTCAATATCGATTACCTGCACAAGTTCAGTGACCGCTTCACCCTGGGTGCGTCTGCGGTATGGACGAACTGGTCCAAGTTCCAGGACCTGATTCTCGTCTCCGACGGCACGCAGCTGGTGACCTTGCCGCAGAACTACAAGAACGCGTGGACCCTGAGCGTGGGCGGCGACTTCCAGCTCAACGAACAGTGGGTGCTGCGCGGCGGCTTTGCATGGGATCAGACGCCGACCACCGACACCACCCGCGATCCGCGTGTGCCTGATAACGATCGCAAGATCGTCAGCATCGGCGTGGGTTACAAGCCGACCGAGCATCTGACGTTCGACGCGGCTTACTCGCATCAGTTCCTGAGCGATCCGCGCATCAACAACACGGCGCCGCTGGCGCTGGGCGGCGGCAACATGAACGGCTCCTTCTCCGATGCGGGCAATGTGGCGTCGTTGACGGCGACGTATCAGTTCTGA
- the gph gene encoding phosphoglycolate phosphatase (PGP is an essential enzyme in the glycolate salvage pathway in higher organisms (photorespiration in plants). Phosphoglycolate results from the oxidase activity of RubisCO in the Calvin cycle when concentrations of carbon dioxide are low relative to oxygen. This enzyme is a member of the Haloacid Dehalogenase (HAD) superfamily of aspartate-nucleophile hydrolase enzymes (PF00702).), translated as MKSLPTSIQGVLFDLDGTLLDSAPDLYAALVRQCEEENAPVPAYEPVREVVSRGTRAILQRGFPELDEAGIQARVQRYLDLYEGMLAEHTRPFDGIDAMLATLEARGIAWGVVTNKPGFLTDLLLERIGWMPRVCAVVAGDTLPVKKPDPAPVLLACERAGLDPARCLFVGDDRRDVLAGNAAGLYSVAVEWGYLDGGNPHQWGADAVIAHPAELSAWVERRQAIA; from the coding sequence ATGAAATCCTTACCCACATCCATTCAAGGCGTGCTGTTCGATCTCGACGGCACTCTGCTGGACAGCGCTCCCGATCTTTACGCGGCGCTGGTGCGCCAGTGCGAAGAGGAAAACGCGCCTGTGCCGGCCTATGAGCCGGTGCGCGAAGTGGTGTCACGCGGTACCCGTGCGATCCTGCAGCGCGGTTTTCCAGAGCTCGACGAGGCGGGCATTCAGGCGCGGGTGCAGCGTTATCTCGATTTGTATGAAGGCATGCTGGCCGAGCACACGCGCCCCTTCGACGGCATCGACGCCATGCTCGCTACGCTCGAAGCGCGCGGCATTGCGTGGGGCGTGGTGACCAACAAGCCTGGGTTTCTCACCGATCTGCTGCTTGAGCGCATCGGTTGGATGCCACGGGTCTGTGCCGTCGTCGCCGGCGATACGTTGCCGGTAAAAAAGCCCGATCCCGCACCGGTTCTGCTCGCCTGCGAACGTGCTGGCCTGGATCCGGCGCGCTGCCTTTTCGTGGGCGACGATCGTCGCGACGTTCTGGCCGGCAACGCAGCGGGTCTGTATTCGGTCGCGGTGGAATGGGGTTATCTCGATGGCGGCAACCCGCATCAATGGGGCGCCGATGCGGTGATTGCGCATCCGGCGGAGCTATCCGCCTGGGTTGAACGGCGTCAGGCGATCGCATGA
- the epmB gene encoding EF-P beta-lysylation protein EpmB — MITASPGARITPAAPQAHGDWRQLWRDAVTDAGELLRLLDLGHLEAGLPTDQAGFALRVPRGFVARMRRGDASDPLLLQVLPQLAELEPAPGYTVDAVGDMAARTAQGVLHKYQGRALLIASGSCAINCRYCFRRHFPYGDEMAAAGQWRHALAHVRQDPSISELILSGGDPLSLATAKLEELTRGLVDIPSVTRLRIHTRLPVVLPERVDDALLQWLADLPLQKVMVLHANHAREFDASVDQACARLRDAGVTLLNQSVLLRGVNDDADTLAELSERLFAAGVLPYYLHQLDRVQGAAHFEVDDARALTLVEAVRQQLPGYLVPKLVREVGGDASKRPL, encoded by the coding sequence ATGATAACCGCAAGCCCAGGCGCCCGCATAACACCGGCCGCGCCCCAGGCCCACGGCGACTGGCGCCAGCTCTGGCGCGATGCCGTCACGGATGCCGGCGAACTGTTGCGCCTGCTGGATCTGGGGCACCTGGAGGCCGGCCTGCCGACAGACCAGGCCGGCTTTGCGCTACGTGTGCCGCGTGGCTTCGTGGCCCGTATGCGCCGTGGCGACGCAAGCGACCCGCTGCTGCTGCAGGTGCTGCCGCAGCTGGCCGAATTGGAGCCGGCACCGGGCTATACGGTCGATGCGGTGGGCGATATGGCCGCCCGCACCGCCCAGGGTGTGCTGCACAAGTACCAGGGGCGGGCCCTGCTGATCGCCAGCGGCAGCTGCGCGATCAACTGTCGCTATTGCTTCCGCCGCCACTTCCCCTATGGCGACGAGATGGCCGCGGCCGGGCAATGGCGTCATGCCCTGGCCCATGTGCGCCAGGACCCGAGCATCAGCGAACTGATCCTGTCCGGAGGCGACCCTTTGTCCCTCGCCACGGCCAAGCTGGAAGAACTGACCCGCGGCCTGGTCGATATCCCATCGGTCACGCGGCTGCGCATCCACACGCGCCTGCCGGTAGTACTACCCGAACGGGTGGACGATGCCCTCCTACAGTGGCTGGCCGACCTGCCGTTACAGAAAGTGATGGTGCTGCATGCCAACCACGCTCGCGAGTTCGACGCCTCGGTGGACCAGGCCTGCGCAAGGCTTCGCGATGCGGGCGTGACTCTGCTCAATCAGTCGGTGCTGCTGCGCGGGGTCAACGACGATGCCGATACCCTGGCCGAGCTGTCCGAGCGTCTGTTCGCCGCCGGCGTGCTGCCCTATTACCTGCACCAGCTCGATCGCGTCCAGGGCGCGGCGCATTTCGAGGTCGACGATGCGCGCGCATTGACGCTGGTCGAGGCGGTGCGACAACAACTTCCCGGCTATCTTGTGCCCAAGCTGGTGCGCGAGGTGGGTGGCGACGCATCGAAACGGCCATTGTGA
- the ubiG gene encoding bifunctional 2-polyprenyl-6-hydroxyphenol methylase/3-demethylubiquinol 3-O-methyltransferase UbiG, translating into MQAANVSPEEIARFDKLASRWWDPDGESRPLHDLNPVRLGYVAARMDLRDARVADVGCGGGLLSEALARQGARVTGIDMGEKVIQIAKLHLHESDLKVDYRVQPSAELAAAEPESFDAVCCMELIEHVPDPAALVADLAAMVKPGGHVFMSTLNRTPASFGAAILGAEYIMRMLPRGTHHYAQFLKPSELGRLLRHAGLELEDVSGLGYNPVNRKAWLSRFTAVNYLLSARKPA; encoded by the coding sequence ATGCAAGCTGCGAACGTAAGTCCGGAAGAAATCGCCCGTTTCGACAAGCTGGCCTCGCGCTGGTGGGATCCGGATGGCGAGTCGCGACCGCTGCACGACCTGAACCCGGTGCGCCTGGGCTATGTCGCCGCGCGCATGGATTTGCGCGACGCCCGCGTTGCCGATGTGGGTTGCGGCGGCGGCCTGCTCAGCGAGGCGCTGGCCCGTCAGGGTGCGCGCGTGACGGGCATCGACATGGGCGAGAAGGTCATCCAGATCGCCAAATTGCATCTGCACGAGTCCGACCTCAAGGTGGACTATCGCGTGCAGCCATCGGCCGAACTGGCGGCGGCCGAGCCCGAATCGTTCGATGCGGTGTGCTGCATGGAGCTGATCGAGCACGTGCCCGATCCGGCCGCGCTGGTGGCCGACCTCGCGGCGATGGTCAAGCCGGGCGGTCATGTCTTCATGTCCACGCTCAATCGCACGCCGGCATCGTTCGGTGCGGCCATTCTTGGTGCGGAATACATCATGCGCATGCTGCCGCGCGGCACGCATCACTACGCACAGTTTCTCAAGCCGTCCGAGCTGGGGCGTTTGCTGCGCCATGCGGGGCTGGAGCTCGAAGACGTCTCCGGGCTTGGCTACAACCCGGTCAACCGCAAGGCGTGGCTCAGCCGATTCACCGCGGTCAACTATCTGCTGAGCGCACGTAAACCCGCATGA
- a CDS encoding EAL domain-containing protein, translated as MSTKTDLVIKILFIEKSVEDAEQIISLLRNNGIAVRPARATNSEQMQAALDELGPDIVLFDPEIGSLDLREVTRLLDGHGRDLSLIALVSQLDNDLATDMFINGVRGIALRSQPRQLLAVVQRDFDSLNTRRQLRRLESALRESERRCDALLDSSTDAIAYVHEGMHVRANQAYLETFGYNEFDDLLGLPVLDMIGAADADAFKTTLKSLSRGEKIPGRIEVQARRADASSFKANVEFAHATFEGEPCLQVVFRRQQVDPGVIEQLQRDPVTGLFNRARMLETIDQAVAAATEGSMGQALLLIEPDSWQAVVSGIGLGKADELLAAFATRVESLLSPDDSAGLIGEHMIGVMLHSRNDESIKEWIAALQKSIAGEIFDVGTRSLTVAVSIGGSLLSEKNANTELLLDQANQALRNAQSQGGNRSELHDPAAREKADAERERYWLTLLQQALTQNDFVLYHQQVISLQDAEGEFSEILLRLNGPQGEVLPGFFLPIAEKHNLTPAIDRWVLNQAIEMLRQRERFGTPSTFFIKLTASSLNDAQLIPWLAARMKQAALKHGHIVLEMTESKVVTLLRPAQEFVSAWKKIGGRFALEQFGSGLNSFQLLTHIEADYLKLDRSYMAELPQHPENQKRIADLCRQAREMDRQTIAEWVEDAASTSLLFACGVDFVQGNFLQEPQRLMA; from the coding sequence GTGTCGACGAAAACAGACCTGGTAATCAAGATTCTTTTCATCGAAAAATCGGTCGAGGACGCCGAGCAGATCATCAGCCTGTTACGTAATAACGGTATTGCGGTGCGCCCAGCGCGCGCCACCAACAGCGAACAGATGCAGGCAGCCCTGGACGAGCTGGGCCCCGACATCGTGCTGTTCGACCCGGAAATCGGCAGCCTGGACCTGCGTGAAGTCACCCGCCTGCTCGACGGTCATGGCCGCGACCTCTCGCTGATCGCCCTGGTCAGCCAGCTGGACAACGACCTGGCCACCGACATGTTCATCAACGGCGTGCGCGGCATTGCGCTGCGCTCGCAGCCACGCCAGTTGCTGGCGGTGGTACAGCGCGACTTCGACTCGCTCAACACGCGTCGCCAGCTGCGCCGGCTCGAATCGGCATTGCGCGAATCGGAGCGCCGCTGCGATGCCTTGCTCGATTCGTCCACCGATGCGATTGCCTACGTGCACGAAGGCATGCACGTACGCGCCAACCAGGCCTATCTCGAGACCTTCGGCTACAACGAATTCGACGACCTGCTCGGGTTGCCGGTGCTCGACATGATCGGCGCAGCGGACGCAGACGCATTCAAGACCACGTTGAAGTCACTGTCGCGCGGCGAAAAAATTCCGGGCCGCATCGAGGTGCAGGCGCGCCGCGCCGATGCCAGCTCGTTCAAGGCCAACGTGGAGTTCGCGCACGCCACGTTCGAAGGCGAGCCCTGCCTGCAGGTGGTGTTCCGCCGCCAGCAAGTCGATCCGGGCGTCATCGAACAGCTGCAGCGCGACCCGGTCACGGGCCTGTTCAACCGCGCCCGCATGCTCGAAACCATCGACCAGGCGGTCGCCGCCGCGACCGAAGGCAGCATGGGCCAGGCGCTGCTGCTGATCGAGCCCGATAGCTGGCAGGCGGTGGTCAGCGGCATCGGCCTGGGCAAGGCCGACGAACTGCTGGCCGCGTTTGCCACGCGGGTGGAATCCCTGCTCAGCCCGGACGACAGCGCCGGCCTGATTGGCGAACACATGATCGGCGTGATGCTGCATTCGCGTAACGACGAAAGCATCAAGGAATGGATCGCCGCGCTGCAAAAAAGCATCGCGGGCGAGATCTTCGACGTCGGCACGCGTTCGCTTACTGTGGCGGTCAGCATCGGCGGCAGCTTGCTGAGCGAAAAGAACGCCAATACCGAACTGCTGCTCGATCAGGCCAACCAGGCGCTGCGCAATGCGCAAAGCCAGGGCGGCAACCGCAGCGAACTGCACGACCCGGCCGCCCGCGAAAAGGCCGATGCCGAACGCGAGCGCTACTGGCTGACGCTGCTGCAGCAGGCACTGACCCAGAACGACTTTGTGCTCTATCACCAGCAGGTGATCAGCCTGCAGGATGCCGAAGGCGAGTTCTCCGAAATCCTGCTGCGCCTCAACGGCCCGCAAGGCGAAGTGTTGCCCGGCTTCTTCCTGCCGATCGCCGAGAAGCACAACCTCACCCCGGCGATCGATCGCTGGGTGTTGAACCAGGCGATCGAGATGCTGCGCCAGCGCGAGCGCTTCGGTACGCCGTCCACGTTCTTCATCAAGCTCACCGCCAGCTCGCTCAACGACGCCCAACTGATTCCCTGGCTGGCCGCGCGAATGAAACAGGCCGCGCTCAAGCACGGCCATATCGTGCTGGAAATGACCGAGAGCAAGGTGGTGACCCTGCTGCGCCCGGCACAGGAATTCGTCAGCGCCTGGAAGAAGATCGGCGGCCGCTTCGCATTGGAGCAGTTCGGTTCCGGCCTCAACTCGTTCCAGTTGCTCACGCATATCGAGGCGGACTACCTGAAGCTCGATCGCAGCTATATGGCCGAGCTACCGCAGCATCCGGAAAACCAGAAGCGTATCGCCGATCTGTGTCGGCAGGCGCGTGAAATGGATCGGCAGACGATTGCCGAATGGGTCGAGGATGCGGCGAGCACGTCGTTGCTGTTCGCCTGTGGTGTGGACTTCGTGCAGGGTAACTTCCTGCAGGAACCGCAACGCCTGATGGCTTGA
- a CDS encoding TRZ/ATZ family hydrolase: MTHQNPQTVDLCIEARWVVPVEPHGVVLEDHTVVVDKDRIVALLPTAQARAAYAPRERSELGEHVLIPGLINTHTHNPMTLLRGLADDLPLMVWLQQHIWPAEAKVIGPEFVRDGVELAVAEMLRGGTTCANENYFFPDAIGATYRRMGFRATVGLPIIEFPTAWAKSQDDYFERAGEVHDSFRGDALISTAFAPHAPYTVSDASFERIRVLSDQLDIPVHLHTHETAHEVEDEKKKTGLRPFQRLQKLGIVNDRLIAVHFTQITDGEIAACAEAGVSVVHCPESNLKLASGFCPVEKLRLAGVNVAIGTDGCASNNDLDMFGEMRTAAMLAKAVAEDASAFDAAYTLRAATLNAAKAMGLDAQIGSIEPGKQADLTAVRLSDLETQPMYHVASQLIYATGRHQVSDVWIAGQRKLRQRELVDVDVEGILAKTRAWRERIAAT; this comes from the coding sequence ATGACCCATCAAAATCCCCAAACCGTTGATCTGTGCATCGAAGCGCGCTGGGTCGTGCCGGTCGAGCCGCATGGCGTCGTGCTGGAAGACCACACGGTAGTCGTGGACAAGGATCGCATCGTCGCCTTGCTGCCCACGGCCCAGGCACGCGCCGCCTACGCGCCGCGCGAACGCAGCGAGCTGGGCGAGCACGTGCTGATCCCCGGCCTGATCAACACCCATACGCACAACCCGATGACGCTGCTGCGCGGCCTGGCCGACGACTTGCCGCTGATGGTGTGGTTGCAGCAGCACATCTGGCCGGCCGAGGCCAAGGTGATCGGGCCGGAATTCGTGCGCGACGGCGTGGAGCTGGCGGTGGCCGAAATGTTGCGCGGCGGGACCACCTGCGCCAACGAAAACTATTTCTTTCCCGATGCCATCGGCGCCACCTATCGGCGCATGGGCTTTCGCGCGACGGTCGGCCTGCCGATCATCGAATTCCCGACCGCCTGGGCCAAGAGCCAGGACGACTACTTCGAGCGGGCCGGTGAAGTGCACGACAGCTTTCGCGGCGATGCGCTGATCTCGACCGCGTTCGCGCCGCACGCGCCGTACACCGTGTCCGACGCCAGCTTCGAGCGTATCCGCGTGCTGTCGGATCAGCTCGATATCCCGGTCCATCTGCATACGCACGAAACCGCGCACGAAGTCGAAGACGAAAAGAAAAAGACCGGCCTGCGCCCGTTCCAGCGGCTGCAGAAACTGGGCATCGTCAACGATCGCCTGATCGCGGTGCACTTTACCCAGATCACCGACGGTGAGATCGCCGCCTGCGCCGAAGCGGGCGTGTCGGTCGTGCATTGCCCCGAATCGAATCTCAAGCTGGCTTCCGGGTTCTGCCCGGTGGAGAAGCTGCGCCTGGCCGGCGTCAATGTGGCCATTGGCACCGATGGCTGTGCGTCGAACAACGACCTGGACATGTTCGGCGAGATGCGTACCGCCGCGATGCTGGCCAAGGCCGTCGCCGAGGATGCATCCGCCTTCGACGCGGCGTATACGTTACGTGCGGCCACACTCAATGCCGCCAAGGCGATGGGCCTGGATGCGCAGATCGGTTCGATCGAACCCGGCAAGCAGGCTGATCTCACGGCAGTACGCCTGTCGGACCTGGAAACGCAGCCGATGTATCACGTGGCCTCGCAGCTGATCTACGCCACCGGGCGTCACCAGGTAAGCGATGTGTGGATCGCCGGTCAGCGCAAGCTGCGTCAGCGCGAGCTGGTGGATGTCGATGTCGAGGGCATCCTCGCCAAGACACGCGCCTGGCGCGAGCGCATCGCGGCGACTTGA
- a CDS encoding YciI family protein, which yields MNRYLVIAMRRPQFDPAAAVAHQEFLQGLRNGGTLELTGPFTDKSGGAYVIRAESLEAARIIVHQDPVHTSGGWDVTVHEWDAR from the coding sequence GTGAACCGTTATCTCGTTATCGCCATGCGTCGGCCCCAGTTCGATCCGGCGGCCGCCGTCGCCCATCAGGAGTTCCTGCAGGGCCTGCGCAATGGCGGCACGCTGGAGCTGACCGGTCCCTTCACCGACAAGAGCGGCGGCGCCTATGTGATCCGGGCGGAAAGCCTGGAAGCGGCGCGGATCATCGTGCATCAGGACCCGGTCCATACCAGCGGTGGTTGGGACGTGACCGTGCACGAATGGGATGCCCGTTAA